The Mesorhizobium huakuii genome has a segment encoding these proteins:
- a CDS encoding plasmid pRiA4b ORF-3 family protein: MDHAYGFYSKLTGKLFDSPLRFELFADIEGSSSRSVKGTRVTTAFQKVGSAMTFLYDYGDEWRFRAEVIGTGQAQPHANYPRIVSKIGKAPPQYPDIDDE; this comes from the coding sequence ATGGACCACGCCTACGGATTCTATTCAAAGCTGACGGGAAAGCTGTTCGACTCGCCCCTGCGGTTCGAACTCTTCGCCGACATAGAGGGGAGCAGCTCTCGCAGCGTGAAGGGCACGCGCGTCACCACAGCCTTCCAGAAGGTGGGCTCGGCAATGACCTTCTTGTACGACTACGGTGACGAGTGGCGCTTCCGCGCTGAAGTTATTGGAACCGGGCAGGCGCAGCCCCATGCCAACTACCCGAGGATCGTCAGCAAGATCGGCAAGGCTCCCCCGCAGTACCCGGACATCGACGACGAGTGA